The Campylobacter concisus genome has a window encoding:
- the der gene encoding ribosome biogenesis GTPase Der, with amino-acid sequence MQKVILVGKPNVGKSSLFNRLAGRRIAITSDVSGTTRDTNKAKIEVEGKECILIDSGGLDDSSELFKNVKAKTLAEARNSDVILYMVDGKMMPDDEDRTIFYELSKLNLPIALVINKIDSKKDEQREWEFISFGAKNSFGISVSHNTGIDELSMWLVKHIEDKVQIKADTSEDFDDFLENYNDEGELSDEIDYESKNIRVGIIGRVNVGKSSLLNALVKESRAVVSDVAGTTIDPVNEIYEHDGRVFEFVDTAGIRKRGKIEGIERYALNRTEKILEETDVALLVLDSSEPLTELDERIAGIASKFELGVIIVLNKWDKSSEEFDELCKEIKDRFKFLAYAPIISVSALGGKRVHKIYPLIVEIYKNYTQKIQTSKLNEVIGEATKAHPLPRDKGRVVKIYYAVQFKTAPIMIALIMNRPKCLHFSYKRYLTNKLRESFNLTGVPIVLIPKKRGESDENKEQ; translated from the coding sequence TTGCAAAAAGTAATATTAGTAGGCAAGCCAAATGTCGGCAAAAGCTCACTTTTTAACCGCTTAGCTGGTCGTCGTATCGCTATAACAAGCGATGTTAGCGGCACGACAAGAGATACGAACAAAGCCAAGATCGAAGTTGAGGGCAAAGAGTGCATATTAATCGACAGTGGTGGCCTTGATGATAGTAGCGAGCTTTTTAAAAATGTAAAAGCAAAGACCTTAGCAGAGGCTAGAAATTCAGACGTCATTTTATACATGGTCGATGGCAAAATGATGCCAGATGACGAGGATAGAACCATTTTTTATGAGCTTAGCAAGCTAAATTTACCAATCGCTCTAGTCATCAATAAAATTGACAGTAAAAAAGACGAACAAAGGGAGTGGGAATTTATAAGCTTTGGCGCGAAAAATTCCTTTGGAATTTCCGTAAGCCACAACACAGGCATAGATGAGCTTAGCATGTGGCTAGTAAAGCACATAGAGGACAAAGTGCAGATAAAGGCCGATACGAGCGAAGATTTTGATGATTTTTTAGAAAACTATAACGACGAGGGCGAGCTAAGCGACGAGATAGACTATGAGAGTAAAAATATAAGAGTTGGCATCATAGGCCGCGTAAATGTCGGCAAAAGCTCGCTTCTAAACGCTCTTGTAAAGGAGAGTCGCGCTGTCGTTAGCGACGTGGCAGGCACTACGATTGATCCAGTTAATGAAATTTACGAGCATGATGGCAGGGTTTTTGAGTTTGTAGATACTGCTGGCATCAGAAAGCGTGGCAAGATCGAAGGCATCGAGAGATACGCACTAAATAGAACTGAGAAAATTTTAGAAGAGACGGACGTAGCTCTACTCGTACTTGATAGCTCTGAGCCACTAACCGAGCTTGATGAGCGTATCGCTGGCATCGCCTCGAAATTTGAGCTTGGCGTCATCATCGTGCTAAACAAATGGGATAAAAGCAGTGAAGAATTTGACGAGCTTTGCAAAGAGATAAAAGATAGGTTTAAATTTTTAGCATACGCGCCGATCATCAGTGTTTCGGCACTTGGTGGCAAAAGAGTGCATAAAATTTATCCACTTATAGTTGAAATTTATAAAAACTACACCCAAAAAATCCAAACTTCAAAGCTAAATGAAGTGATCGGTGAAGCGACCAAGGCGCATCCACTGCCACGAGATAAAGGCAGAGTTGTGAAAATTTACTACGCAGTGCAGTTTAAAACTGCGCCGATCATGATAGCGCTTATTATGAACCGCCCAAAATGCCTACACTTT
- a CDS encoding DMT family transporter produces MLKRFYISHLGIFYMLFACFMFAVTGAFAKYLSKDMPSIEVVFFRNLIGLFIVIYAIYRFPFKQAGGHFFLLMFRGFVGTVALFAFFYNVAHVNLATAFTFQKTNPIFTAILAAFIFKERLSSLGWFAVFLGFGGILLVIQPNLGISKTDIIGVWSGLGAAIAYTSVKELNKSYGTNVIVLSFMLWGSFLPLICMGLAEFFTYEPLDFLFSKFSIPSWYNVVFILLMGLSGYFFQSYMTKAFAVGKKAGVIAAVSYADVIFTLIIGYFMGDALPNHLALIGIILVVVSGILVVKEK; encoded by the coding sequence ATGTTAAAAAGGTTTTATATTTCGCATCTTGGCATTTTTTATATGCTCTTTGCTTGCTTTATGTTTGCTGTTACTGGCGCATTTGCAAAGTATCTTAGCAAAGATATGCCATCTATCGAAGTTGTATTTTTTAGAAATTTAATAGGCCTTTTTATTGTTATTTATGCCATTTATAGATTTCCATTTAAGCAAGCTGGTGGACACTTTTTTTTGTTAATGTTTCGTGGTTTTGTCGGCACGGTCGCACTTTTTGCTTTTTTTTACAATGTCGCTCATGTAAATTTGGCCACAGCTTTTACATTTCAAAAGACAAATCCAATCTTTACAGCCATCCTCGCAGCTTTTATTTTCAAAGAGCGTCTAAGCTCACTTGGCTGGTTTGCTGTATTTTTGGGATTTGGTGGAATTTTGCTTGTCATCCAGCCAAATTTAGGCATAAGCAAGACTGATATTATCGGTGTTTGGAGTGGCCTTGGTGCGGCGATAGCATACACAAGCGTAAAGGAGCTAAACAAGAGTTATGGCACGAACGTTATCGTGCTAAGTTTTATGCTTTGGGGCTCGTTTTTGCCACTTATTTGTATGGGTTTGGCAGAATTTTTCACCTATGAGCCACTTGATTTTTTGTTTTCAAAATTTAGCATACCAAGCTGGTATAACGTTGTTTTTATCTTGCTAATGGGGCTTAGCGGATATTTTTTTCAGTCGTACATGACAAAGGCGTTCGCGGTTGGTAAAAAGGCTGGTGTGATCGCTGCGGTTAGCTACGCAGACGTCATTTTTACGCTTATAATTGGCTATTTTATGGGCGATGCGTTACCAAATCACCTAGCACTTATAGGTATCATACTTGTCGTGGTTAGTGGAATTTTAGTTGTGAAAGAAAAATAA